The Nitrospirota bacterium genome contains the following window.
GGTCCTATGTAGACGGCCTGAAGCAGCGGATGAATGTGAAGGTAAATACGGATATCCTTTCATAATCGCTCCCGTACCCGTATCCAGAAGCCGGGCGTCAGAAGAGGACGCCCGGCTTCTGACTTCCGATCACTAAAAATGGTATAATCGTATTCAAAATTTTTAAAGGGGTATGCAGACATGCTTGATGACAAGTTGCCGCTCGGCTTGACCTTTGACGACGTGCTCCTGCTTCCGGCCAAGTCCGATGTCCTGCCGAGGGATGTCGAGGTGAGCACCAAGCTGACCAGGAATATAAAGCTCAATATACCCATCATCAGCGCGGCCATGGATACGGTCACCGAGGCGAACCTCGCGATCTCGATGGCCCGCGAGGGGGGAGTGGGCATCATTCATCGCGCCATGACGCCCGAGAGGCAGGCCCTCGAGGTGGACAAGGTCAAGAAGTCGGAGAGCGGGATGATCGTCGATCCCATCACGATCGCTCCCGATGCCTTGATCGCCGAGGCGCTGGAGCTGATGGAGCGGTACCGGATCTCGGGTGTCCCGGTGACTACGAAGGGGAAGCTCGTCGGCATCCTGACGAACAGGGATATGCGGTTCGAGACCAATTTCAGCAGGAAGGTCTCTGACATCATGACAAAGGAACGCCTGATCACCGCTCCGGTCGGCACGACGCTCGAGAAGGCGAAAAAACTGCTCCACGAGTACAAGATAGAAAAGCTTCCCATCGTGGATGACGACTACACCCTGAAAGGGCTCATAACCATAAAGGACATCGAGAAGAGGAAGAAATATCCCCATGCCTGCAAAGACCGCATGGGCCGGCTGCGGGTCGGCGCCGCTGTCGGCGTCGGCGACGAGGCGGTCCACCGGGTAGAGCTGCTCGTCAAGGCAGGGGTCGATATCGTCGCCATCGATACCGCCCACGGCCACTCGAAGGCAGTCATCAACACGCTCAAGGAAATCAAGAAGAAGTTCGATATCGATGTCATCGCCGGCAATGTGGCGACCGCTGAAGGCGCGCGCGACCTGATCAAGGCGGGCGCCGATGCCGTGAAGGTGGGTATCGGCCCGGGCTCGATCTGCACGACCCGCATC
Protein-coding sequences here:
- the guaB gene encoding IMP dehydrogenase, whose protein sequence is MLDDKLPLGLTFDDVLLLPAKSDVLPRDVEVSTKLTRNIKLNIPIISAAMDTVTEANLAISMAREGGVGIIHRAMTPERQALEVDKVKKSESGMIVDPITIAPDALIAEALELMERYRISGVPVTTKGKLVGILTNRDMRFETNFSRKVSDIMTKERLITAPVGTTLEKAKKLLHEYKIEKLPIVDDDYTLKGLITIKDIEKRKKYPHACKDRMGRLRVGAAVGVGDEAVHRVELLVKAGVDIVAIDTAHGHSKAVINTLKEIKKKFDIDVIAGNVATAEGARDLIKAGADAVKVGIGPGSICTTRIVAGAGVPQLTAIKECYSVSSKTDTPLIADGGIKYSGDVTKAIAAGAHCIMIGSLFAGTAESPGETILYQGRSYKTYRGMGSLGAMEQGAKDRYGQQGVEKEKLVPEGVEGRVPYKGPLAQSVHQLVGGLRAGMGYCGCKTLEEMRKSARFIQITNAGWRESHVHDVIITKEAPNYRIEQ